The window GCGTGCCATCACCCGGGTCATCCCGATGAGCGCGCCCTTGCTCGCGACGTAGGCGATCTGGCCCGGAGACCCCGTGAAGAAGGTGCGGGACGCGACATTGACCACCCGCCCGCGGTGCGGGCTGCCGCGCAGCCAGGGCACGCACGCCTGCACCATGAGCAGCGGGCCGACGGCGTTGACGGCGAAGAAGCGGTGCATCTCCTCCGGGGTCGTCTCCAGCAGCGGCGCCCGGTCGGAGAGCAGGCCGGCGTTGTTGACGAGGACGTCGACCCCGCCGTACGCGTCGGCGATCTCGGATACGGTCCGGCGGGTCGCGGCCGGGTCCCCGACGTCGCAACGCCAGGCCCGGCCGCCCGCGATCGAGCTGGTGTCGTCGGGTTCGTCGAGGTCGAGGGCGGCGACCGTGAAACCGTCCCCGGCCAGTCTGCGGGCGATGGCGAGCCCCAGGCCGCCGGCGGCGCCCGTGACCACGGCGACCCGGGGGCTGGGGTTCACCGGGCCGGTCATCGGGCTCTCTCCTGCGGATGGGTGGCGAGTGCCTCGACGGTGATGTCCATCCACTTCCACATCGGCAGGGAGACCAGTGCGTCGTGCAGCTGTGCCGGGTCGGCCGCCTCGTACAGGCCGATGGTCGCGTTGCGGCCAGGCACCCGCCACAGCCGCTTGAGGATGCCGGCCTCCCTGAGCTGCATGGCCCGTTCGCGCTCGCCCTTGCGCAGCTCCTCGCGTACGTCGTCGGGGGTGTCCGGGGGCAAGGTGTTCTCGGTGCGGACGAGGAATTCCACGGGGATGTCCTTCACGGGGTCAGGCTGCCGCGATCTCCAGCAGCAGTTCGGCGAGTCGGCCGGGGGCGGTGACCATCGCTTCGTGTCCGGTGGCGATCTCGTGGACCGGCCAGCCGCGGGCGGCGGCGCGCTCGGCGTGTGGGGTGAACACCCGCATCCAGTCGGTGCACTCGACGAAGA of the Streptomyces aurantiacus genome contains:
- a CDS encoding SDR family NAD(P)-dependent oxidoreductase; its protein translation is MTGPVNPSPRVAVVTGAAGGLGLAIARRLAGDGFTVAALDLDEPDDTSSIAGGRAWRCDVGDPAATRRTVSEIADAYGGVDVLVNNAGLLSDRAPLLETTPEEMHRFFAVNAVGPLLMVQACVPWLRGSPHRGRVVNVASRTFFTGSPGQIAYVASKGALIGMTRVMARELGEHRITVNAVAPAQVATPGTRAHSGDEVFAATMSRQAIKEFVTPEQFAGLVSYLVSPSASMVTGQTLVCDGGGLLH
- a CDS encoding muconolactone Delta-isomerase family protein, with protein sequence MKDIPVEFLVRTENTLPPDTPDDVREELRKGERERAMQLREAGILKRLWRVPGRNATIGLYEAADPAQLHDALVSLPMWKWMDITVEALATHPQERAR